From Domibacillus sp. DTU_2020_1001157_1_SI_ALB_TIR_016, a single genomic window includes:
- a CDS encoding manganese catalase family protein, which produces MFRHQKELQFEVKVERPDPLLARQIQEVLGGQFGEMTVMMQYLFQGFNCRGEEKYKDMLMDIGTEEIGHVEMLCALISQLLDGASPEAQAEAAEDPAIAAIMGGINPQHLLVSGLGGLPTNSNGVPWNGNYIVASGNLLADMRSNLHAESQGRLQVARLYHMTKDEGVRAVFRKMLARDRYHQYQWMEAIAELEEKNGVAVPASFPPEAELEAQPHAFEFWDLSEGSESAEGRWAKGSAPDGTGDYVYLKDPAPQGQKPMPAVPPTAIHHDLDGKATDK; this is translated from the coding sequence ATGTTCCGTCACCAGAAAGAATTACAGTTTGAAGTAAAAGTAGAACGTCCAGACCCGCTGCTTGCCCGCCAGATTCAAGAAGTGCTCGGCGGCCAGTTTGGTGAAATGACCGTCATGATGCAATATTTGTTCCAGGGCTTTAACTGCCGGGGAGAAGAAAAGTATAAGGATATGCTGATGGATATCGGTACAGAGGAAATTGGGCATGTGGAAATGCTTTGCGCCCTGATCAGCCAGCTTCTAGATGGAGCATCGCCAGAGGCACAGGCCGAAGCAGCGGAAGACCCCGCCATCGCTGCCATTATGGGCGGTATTAATCCGCAGCACTTGCTTGTGAGCGGACTTGGCGGCCTGCCAACTAATTCAAACGGTGTGCCGTGGAACGGAAACTATATTGTAGCGAGCGGCAACCTGCTTGCTGATATGCGCTCCAATCTGCACGCTGAATCTCAAGGACGCCTGCAGGTTGCACGCCTTTACCATATGACAAAAGACGAAGGCGTCCGGGCTGTATTCCGTAAAATGCTTGCCCGTGACCGCTATCACCAATATCAATGGATGGAAGCCATTGCGGAGCTGGAAGAAAAAAACGGCGTAGCCGTGCCAGCCTCCTTCCCTCCAGAAGCAGAGCTGGAAGCACAGCCGCACGCGTTTGAGTTCTGGGATCTTTCAGAAGGGTCGGAATCTGCTGAAGGACGCTGGGCAAAAGGCAGTGCACCAGATGGAACCGGTGACTATGTCTATTTAAAAGATCCAGCGCCGCAAGGTCAAAAACCGATGCCGGCTGTTCCTCCGACTGCAATTCACCATGATTTAGACGGAAAAGCAACTGATAAATAA
- a CDS encoding MFS transporter, with product MRAFVYLIVFFSFFDLFAQLPIMSPLAESLGAAPFLIGLTVGMYSFSNTIGNILSGFWTDKLGPFTVLVIGLLSTGAALFFYGAAVNAWTLLFIRFVHGLAAGFITPAAFTYLANHTANEKKGQGAAVSGAFIGIAAIAGPAFSGILASRTSEIYVLTVIGVIMAVLGSTAMVMLKKKRPAVPHSPQTASVPLLVLFRSPLVRKAFIGAFLLMFSQGVLAYMLPLKVERLGYGAQTSGLLLSTFGLTAIVVFLSPVNRLFDRLRPEKTFPFGAAMMGVSLLLISQAEVPVLLHSIMAIYGVGFAFLFPSINSLLVDAVTVESRGRAYGCFYAFFSLGVVAGSSVTGALALSPLQGFIGTGFLLVAAGVFVFSQSLKKPSSSS from the coding sequence ATGCGGGCGTTTGTTTATCTTATTGTCTTCTTTTCTTTTTTTGACCTTTTTGCCCAGCTGCCTATTATGAGTCCGCTTGCCGAATCACTCGGTGCGGCGCCCTTCTTAATAGGACTGACTGTTGGCATGTATTCTTTTTCTAATACAATCGGCAATATACTGTCCGGCTTTTGGACGGACAAGCTCGGGCCTTTTACCGTTTTGGTTATCGGCCTGCTGTCGACCGGTGCAGCCTTGTTTTTTTATGGGGCAGCTGTAAACGCATGGACACTGCTTTTCATTCGTTTTGTTCATGGCCTGGCTGCCGGGTTCATTACGCCAGCCGCTTTTACTTATTTGGCTAATCATACGGCAAATGAAAAAAAAGGCCAGGGCGCTGCTGTTTCCGGTGCTTTTATCGGCATAGCGGCCATTGCCGGTCCAGCTTTCAGCGGCATTTTAGCCAGCCGCACAAGTGAAATATATGTGTTGACCGTCATAGGGGTGATAATGGCGGTACTTGGGAGCACAGCCATGGTGATGCTGAAAAAAAAGCGGCCCGCTGTTCCTCATTCACCTCAAACAGCGAGCGTTCCGCTTCTTGTCCTTTTCAGAAGCCCCCTTGTACGCAAAGCATTTATCGGCGCTTTTCTGCTTATGTTTTCCCAAGGGGTGCTTGCTTATATGCTGCCGCTTAAAGTAGAACGGCTTGGCTATGGAGCGCAGACAAGCGGCCTGCTCCTCAGCACGTTTGGATTAACAGCCATTGTTGTTTTTCTTTCTCCGGTTAATCGGCTGTTTGACCGGCTAAGGCCGGAAAAAACGTTTCCGTTCGGAGCGGCCATGATGGGCGTGAGCCTTCTGCTTATCAGCCAGGCGGAAGTGCCTGTCCTTCTTCATAGCATAATGGCCATATATGGAGTCGGCTTCGCTTTTTTATTTCCTTCGATTAATTCCCTGCTTGTGGACGCTGTCACAGTGGAAAGCAGGGGCAGGGCGTACGGCTGCTTTTATGCTTTTTTCTCACTTGGCGTGGTGGCAGGTTCTTCCGTAACCGGCGCTCTTGCTCTTTCCCCGCTGCAAGGCTTCATAGGGACCGGCTTTCTTCTTGTAGCAGCAGGCGTGTTCGTGTTTAGCCAATCACTCAAAAAACCGTCCAGCAGCTCTTAA
- the ade gene encoding adenine deaminase — MTNALKRLIETAQRPEEADIIIRNGTVVDVFSLETFQADVAIKDGCIVGIGTYPKGKKIVDASGKYVMPGFIDGHIHIESTMVTPSEFSRALIKHGVTTVVTDPHEIANVAGRVGIDFMLEDAAGTDVDILMKLPSCVPATPFEQNGATLTADDLRPYLLHKNVIGLAEVMDYPSVLNGDTGMLAKIEMTTEANLTVDGHAAGLPDAALNVYSTAGIRNDHEAVTAEEAVARVRRGMHVLVREGSAAKDLLALLPAIHERNSSRFSFCTDDKHLDELAEEGTVNFAARLAIEHGLDPLIAIQMATINNAVCHGLKNKGAIAPGYTADILIAGSLKTLEPETIIKDGRVLDLAASKSRRAAVPESVQSSLNIKKVTKESLQIPLKDGQKAMIIGVVPGRIITNKIEANVKVENGFFVPDAARDQLKIVVCERHHATGSIGAGIVSGLGLKRGAIASTVAHDSHNLVVAGTNDEDILAAIEASERMQGGLVIVENGKVLASVPLRVGGIMSEKPYEEVIEELHHLHEQLSLVAEESQNIFMILSFLCLPVIPSLKLTDKGLFDVDAFRHIEVGIPE, encoded by the coding sequence ATGACAAATGCACTGAAAAGATTGATCGAAACAGCACAGCGCCCGGAGGAAGCGGATATTATTATTCGAAACGGGACAGTGGTAGACGTTTTTTCACTTGAAACGTTTCAAGCGGATGTTGCGATCAAAGATGGCTGCATTGTCGGCATCGGCACGTATCCAAAAGGAAAAAAGATCGTAGATGCGTCGGGCAAGTATGTGATGCCGGGCTTTATCGATGGCCATATCCATATTGAATCAACGATGGTGACACCGTCGGAGTTTTCGCGGGCTCTTATTAAACACGGCGTGACGACTGTTGTAACAGACCCACATGAAATTGCCAATGTGGCGGGACGAGTTGGCATCGACTTTATGCTGGAGGATGCAGCCGGGACGGATGTTGATATTTTAATGAAGCTGCCTTCCTGTGTACCGGCAACCCCGTTTGAGCAGAACGGTGCCACGTTAACGGCGGATGACCTGCGCCCATACCTGCTTCACAAAAATGTGATCGGCCTGGCAGAAGTTATGGATTATCCTTCTGTTTTAAATGGAGATACAGGCATGCTTGCCAAAATTGAGATGACAACAGAAGCAAATTTAACTGTAGACGGTCATGCGGCGGGACTGCCGGATGCAGCGTTGAACGTTTATAGCACAGCCGGCATCCGCAACGACCACGAAGCCGTAACAGCAGAGGAGGCGGTTGCGCGTGTACGCCGGGGGATGCATGTTCTTGTACGGGAAGGTTCAGCTGCTAAAGACCTGCTTGCCCTCCTGCCGGCTATTCATGAGCGAAACAGCAGCCGGTTTTCTTTTTGTACAGATGATAAACATTTGGATGAGCTGGCTGAAGAAGGAACCGTTAATTTTGCGGCACGCCTGGCAATCGAGCATGGGCTCGATCCACTGATTGCCATTCAAATGGCGACGATCAATAATGCGGTATGCCACGGCTTGAAAAACAAAGGAGCCATTGCTCCTGGATACACAGCAGATATTTTGATCGCGGGCAGCTTGAAGACACTCGAGCCGGAAACGATTATAAAGGACGGCCGGGTGCTGGATCTAGCTGCTTCTAAAAGCCGACGTGCTGCCGTGCCAGAATCGGTTCAATCATCGCTTAATATAAAGAAGGTTACGAAAGAATCCTTGCAGATTCCGCTGAAGGACGGACAAAAAGCCATGATCATCGGCGTTGTACCGGGACGGATTATTACAAATAAAATAGAAGCCAACGTAAAAGTAGAAAATGGCTTTTTTGTGCCGGATGCAGCGCGCGATCAGCTGAAAATTGTGGTGTGTGAGCGCCACCATGCAACCGGCAGCATCGGCGCAGGTATCGTCAGCGGGCTCGGACTGAAGCGGGGTGCGATTGCGTCAACCGTCGCCCACGATTCACATAACCTTGTCGTAGCCGGAACAAATGACGAAGACATTTTGGCAGCCATTGAAGCGTCAGAGCGCATGCAGGGCGGCCTTGTCATTGTAGAAAACGGAAAGGTTCTGGCATCAGTTCCTCTTCGTGTCGGCGGCATTATGTCAGAAAAGCCGTATGAAGAAGTGATCGAGGAGCTGCACCACCTGCATGAACAGCTGTCTCTTGTAGCGGAGGAGTCACAAAATATTTTTATGATTTTATCTTTCCTGTGCCTGCCTGTTATTCCAAGCTTAAAGCTGACAGACAAAGGATTGTTTGATGTAGATGCTTTCCGTCATATTGAAGTAGGAATTCCGGAGTGA
- a CDS encoding cold-shock protein, whose amino-acid sequence MEQGKVKWFNAEKGFGFIEREAGDDVFVHFSAIQGEGYKTLDEGQEVTFEVEQGQRGPQATNVQKA is encoded by the coding sequence ATGGAACAAGGTAAAGTAAAATGGTTTAACGCAGAAAAAGGTTTCGGCTTCATCGAGCGCGAAGCTGGAGACGACGTATTCGTTCATTTCTCAGCAATTCAAGGCGAAGGCTACAAAACTCTTGACGAAGGTCAAGAAGTAACATTCGAAGTTGAACAAGGACAACGTGGTCCTCAAGCAACTAACGTACAAAAAGCATAA
- a CDS encoding CAP domain-containing protein: protein MKKLLSVVLLLVVAFNTRPLWEEYAEPYVNLAFVDVIRDELEDIRESSAVTGTVDRVTSEVKSLVGIAPETVERAEQPALAAPESQTFSVYNIQIGDSRSKVEQEVGAPKRHSQNEYGTEWYAYHENYQNFLMVSYDEENRVNGLYTNHNLISSKNGIALNTPQENVREKLGEPMDKMRKGLTYYILNETNEHDYYHMDDSYVTIFYDVHEQDTVTAILILAEDLEAEKKGMYGENSAVLRKGFEYQLFDVTNAARVVHGLPILTWDDPVSGTAREHSQDMAQHVYFDHTNLEGQSPFDRMEEDRIHFTTAGENLAYGQFSSIFAHEGLMNSAGHRKNILNGDFHYLGVGVALNSENQPYFTENFFDN, encoded by the coding sequence TTGAAAAAATTATTATCTGTTGTATTGCTGCTTGTTGTGGCTTTTAATACACGGCCGCTGTGGGAAGAATATGCCGAGCCGTATGTGAATTTGGCTTTTGTGGATGTAATTAGAGACGAGCTGGAAGACATAAGAGAAAGTTCTGCTGTAACTGGTACTGTAGACAGAGTGACAAGCGAAGTAAAAAGCCTCGTGGGCATAGCGCCAGAAACTGTAGAGAGAGCTGAACAGCCGGCGCTGGCTGCTCCGGAATCCCAGACGTTTTCCGTTTACAATATTCAAATTGGGGACAGCCGTTCAAAGGTGGAGCAGGAAGTCGGGGCACCGAAACGCCATTCTCAAAATGAGTATGGAACCGAATGGTATGCTTATCACGAAAATTATCAAAACTTTTTGATGGTGTCCTATGATGAAGAAAACCGCGTGAACGGGCTTTATACGAACCACAACTTGATTTCCTCGAAAAACGGTATTGCCTTGAATACACCTCAGGAAAACGTCCGTGAAAAGCTTGGCGAACCAATGGATAAAATGCGTAAAGGGCTGACGTATTATATTTTAAATGAAACAAATGAACATGATTACTACCATATGGACGACAGCTACGTAACCATTTTTTATGATGTACACGAACAGGATACCGTCACAGCCATTCTTATTTTAGCTGAAGATCTAGAAGCAGAAAAAAAGGGCATGTATGGTGAAAACAGTGCGGTACTGCGCAAAGGGTTTGAATACCAGCTGTTTGATGTGACGAACGCCGCCCGGGTTGTGCACGGATTGCCGATACTCACATGGGATGATCCGGTCAGTGGCACCGCACGGGAGCACAGCCAGGATATGGCCCAGCATGTGTATTTTGATCATACAAACCTTGAAGGCCAGTCACCATTTGACCGGATGGAAGAAGACCGCATTCACTTTACAACTGCCGGTGAAAACCTTGCTTATGGGCAATTCAGCAGTATTTTTGCTCACGAGGGCTTAATGAACTCTGCCGGCCATCGAAAAAACATTTTAAACGGTGATTTCCACTACTTAGGAGTAGGAGTTGCGCTAAACAGCGAAAACCAGCCTTACTTCACGGAAAACTTTTTTGATAACTAA
- a CDS encoding MarR family transcriptional regulator: MDIKLKDYISIFIHQTDLKITNCVKERLAPFQLAPEQNLIMMLLWERDGRTQQELSEQLEKDKTNITRMVSSLEQKGFIKRVTEAGDRRSVRIFLTETGTALQDDVIPVVESFHRAVTEGITAKELEEVRRILTKMRTNME, encoded by the coding sequence ATGGATATTAAATTAAAAGATTACATCAGCATTTTTATTCACCAAACAGATTTGAAAATCACAAACTGTGTAAAAGAACGCCTCGCCCCATTTCAGCTCGCCCCGGAGCAAAATTTAATTATGATGCTGCTTTGGGAGCGGGACGGACGGACTCAGCAGGAGTTGTCCGAGCAGCTTGAAAAGGACAAAACAAATATTACCCGTATGGTATCAAGCCTTGAGCAAAAAGGGTTTATTAAACGGGTTACCGAAGCCGGCGACCGGCGTTCCGTACGGATTTTTCTTACTGAAACCGGCACAGCTCTTCAAGATGACGTGATACCGGTTGTTGAATCCTTTCATCGTGCTGTTACAGAAGGCATTACAGCAAAAGAGCTGGAGGAAGTACGCAGAATTTTAACAAAAATGCGGACCAATATGGAATAA
- a CDS encoding FMN-dependent NADH-azoreductase has translation MTNVLFVKANSRPADQAVSVQLYNAFLEAYRAEHPADTITELDLFAENLSYYDNDKINGMFKLARGMELTEGEKAATDLVTKYLKQFLEADKVVFAFPLWNFTIPAVLHTYLDYLGQAGQTFKYTAEGPVGLLQDKKVMLLNARGGVYSEGPMADLEMSAKYVQTIMAFWGVEDVQTIVIEGHNQFPDRSAEIIADGIKLAAEAARTF, from the coding sequence ATGACAAACGTTTTATTTGTAAAAGCCAATTCACGCCCAGCGGATCAAGCAGTCAGCGTGCAGCTATATAATGCATTTCTAGAGGCGTACCGCGCTGAGCACCCGGCGGATACGATCACAGAATTAGATCTTTTTGCAGAAAACCTTTCGTACTACGATAACGATAAAATTAACGGCATGTTCAAATTAGCCCGTGGAATGGAATTAACCGAAGGCGAAAAAGCAGCAACAGACCTTGTTACAAAATACTTGAAGCAATTTTTGGAAGCAGACAAAGTAGTTTTCGCTTTCCCTCTTTGGAACTTCACGATTCCAGCTGTTCTTCACACATACCTTGATTACCTTGGCCAGGCGGGGCAGACGTTTAAATATACGGCAGAAGGCCCAGTCGGTCTTTTACAGGATAAAAAGGTAATGCTTTTGAATGCACGCGGCGGTGTTTATTCAGAAGGCCCAATGGCAGACCTTGAAATGTCGGCAAAATATGTACAAACTATTATGGCTTTCTGGGGCGTAGAAGATGTACAGACCATTGTCATTGAAGGACATAATCAATTCCCGGACCGTTCAGCAGAAATCATTGCAGACGGTATTAAGCTCGCAGCAGAAGCGGCGCGGACATTTTAA
- a CDS encoding tautomerase family protein — MPLLRFDVIEGRTEEELKGLLDAAHRGMLKAFQVPERDRYQIVHQHPAHEMIIEDTGLGFERSKDVVVISIVSKQRTEEQKQKLYQYIVEELQESCGIDPKDVMISLSINGDADWSFGFGKAQFLTGDL, encoded by the coding sequence ATGCCATTGCTTCGTTTTGATGTCATCGAAGGAAGAACTGAAGAAGAGCTGAAAGGGCTGCTTGATGCGGCTCACCGGGGGATGCTCAAAGCATTTCAAGTACCAGAACGTGACCGCTATCAAATTGTTCACCAGCATCCGGCTCATGAAATGATTATTGAAGACACCGGACTTGGGTTTGAACGCTCAAAAGACGTCGTGGTAATCAGTATTGTAAGCAAGCAAAGAACAGAAGAACAAAAACAGAAGCTGTATCAGTATATTGTGGAAGAATTGCAGGAAAGCTGCGGAATCGATCCAAAAGATGTCATGATTTCTCTTTCCATCAATGGAGATGCCGATTGGAGCTTCGGATTTGGTAAAGCGCAGTTTTTAACAGGTGATCTTTAA
- a CDS encoding DUF3307 domain-containing protein: MKEWSRFNLLLLAHLIGDYLFQTSWMARHKVSRWVPLLAHCFLYTFIVSLFSWLTFGGLSPLAIAFIFLTHVIIKRRTLVAWRVRTVMKARGPESGWLGMIVDQIFHLLVLTAALYL, translated from the coding sequence ATGAAGGAATGGAGCCGTTTTAATCTGCTTTTACTGGCACATTTAATAGGTGATTATTTGTTTCAAACGAGCTGGATGGCCCGGCACAAAGTATCCAGATGGGTACCACTGCTTGCTCATTGCTTCTTATACACATTCATTGTTTCCCTGTTTTCCTGGCTGACGTTTGGCGGCCTCTCTCCGCTGGCTATTGCTTTTATTTTCCTCACTCATGTAATCATTAAACGCCGGACACTCGTTGCCTGGAGAGTGCGGACCGTTATGAAAGCCCGGGGACCGGAATCAGGCTGGCTCGGAATGATTGTGGATCAAATCTTTCACCTGCTTGTTCTGACAGCGGCATTGTACCTATAA
- a CDS encoding spore coat protein, with amino-acid sequence MAKSLAMHEKLEVHEVLLFKTACLTKSTAMLDLVKDSILKKLLKEDIKLSKKAIKDLQSVLEDDQKQTAKGR; translated from the coding sequence ATGGCCAAATCGTTAGCAATGCATGAGAAGCTGGAAGTTCATGAAGTTCTTTTATTTAAAACAGCCTGCTTGACAAAAAGCACCGCCATGCTTGACCTTGTCAAGGATTCAATTCTAAAAAAATTGCTGAAGGAAGATATTAAGCTTTCTAAAAAAGCGATTAAAGATTTACAATCTGTGCTCGAAGACGACCAAAAACAAACAGCGAAAGGCAGGTAA
- a CDS encoding FAD-binding oxidoreductase codes for MKKGLFVCLYGVLFTASVYLYSHVYSRPAVEDAGRLLPAQVKTIEQADGEQTLKKIVQEANRAGTQLTIAGMQHSQGGQTYYPGAVMIDMKPFNNVIDFDPEEKWITVQSGATWDDIQRYINPDGLSVKVMQSQNIFTVGGSLSVNVHGRDIRNEALITTVKSFRLLKPDGTIIRVSREENAEWFPYVIGGYGLFGIILDVTLSLTEDELYQKRTRELDYRDYTRYFGQQVKENEAIKMHLARISVAPSSFLRSMYITDYIKAQNQDMLTSYNELKEERIVALPKLFLGLSRYSEWGKETFWDIQKQYMLQEDGSFESRNNVMRSETDFMDYESGERTEVLQEYFIPIGEFASYIDDMRNLLEKKDEFNLLNITIRYVEKNDQAVLSYAKEDMFALVLLINQGKSKQEVEQSKAVIQEMIDITLNHRGSYYLPYYSFPTKEQLRKAYPLAPAFFKKKQEMDPKKRFTNYFYEEYQQ; via the coding sequence ATGAAAAAAGGGTTATTCGTTTGCTTGTATGGTGTTTTATTTACCGCTTCTGTTTATCTTTACAGCCACGTTTATTCCCGGCCAGCCGTTGAAGATGCAGGGCGTCTCCTGCCTGCGCAAGTGAAAACAATTGAACAGGCGGATGGTGAACAAACGTTGAAGAAAATTGTACAGGAAGCAAACCGTGCAGGGACTCAGCTGACGATTGCAGGAATGCAGCACAGCCAGGGCGGACAGACCTACTATCCAGGAGCCGTTATGATTGATATGAAGCCTTTTAATAACGTTATTGACTTTGATCCGGAGGAAAAATGGATTACTGTTCAAAGCGGAGCGACATGGGATGATATCCAGCGGTACATCAATCCTGATGGCCTTTCCGTAAAAGTGATGCAGTCCCAAAACATTTTTACGGTTGGCGGCTCATTAAGCGTGAATGTACATGGCCGGGATATTCGGAACGAGGCCCTTATCACGACAGTAAAATCATTTCGGCTGTTAAAGCCGGACGGCACCATTATCCGCGTCAGCAGAGAGGAAAATGCAGAATGGTTTCCTTACGTGATTGGCGGCTACGGCTTATTTGGCATTATTTTAGATGTTACGCTTTCTTTGACGGAAGATGAACTGTATCAAAAAAGAACGAGAGAACTTGATTATCGAGACTACACCCGCTATTTTGGGCAGCAGGTAAAAGAAAATGAAGCGATAAAAATGCATTTGGCACGTATTTCGGTCGCCCCTTCTTCTTTTCTGCGCAGCATGTATATAACAGATTATATAAAAGCCCAAAATCAGGACATGCTGACAAGCTATAACGAGTTGAAGGAAGAGCGGATTGTGGCGCTGCCAAAGCTTTTCCTCGGCTTGTCTCGTTACAGTGAATGGGGAAAAGAAACGTTTTGGGATATTCAAAAGCAGTATATGCTTCAAGAAGATGGATCATTTGAATCGAGAAATAACGTTATGCGTTCGGAAACGGATTTTATGGACTATGAAAGCGGCGAGAGAACCGAAGTGCTGCAGGAGTACTTTATTCCGATAGGTGAATTTGCTTCTTATATCGATGATATGCGGAATCTTCTTGAAAAAAAAGATGAGTTTAACCTTTTGAACATTACCATCCGCTACGTGGAAAAAAATGATCAGGCTGTTTTGTCTTATGCAAAGGAAGACATGTTTGCACTTGTACTTTTAATCAATCAAGGAAAGTCAAAGCAGGAAGTGGAGCAATCAAAAGCGGTTATACAGGAAATGATTGATATCACCTTGAACCACCGCGGCAGCTATTATCTGCCCTATTACTCCTTTCCAACGAAGGAACAGCTGAGGAAAGCGTACCCGCTTGCTCCTGCTTTTTTTAAGAAAAAGCAGGAGATGGACCCCAAAAAGCGATTTACAAACTATTTTTATGAGGAGTACCAGCAATGA
- a CDS encoding MFS transporter, producing MNYRRFVTSQSLVLMAGSMIFPFYVLLLRNVGDSYSQFGWAYGLFALTSALAYPVIGKAADRLGDRVLLVFYSMAMAVLLLFFPLATSVWQVYGLQVCMGVLGAVQKNTEKAALARHADQNQAGADMGRYHFWTSITAAAAVIITGYLVDFLTIATIFYLASLMYIMSGLIIWKEPKTG from the coding sequence ATGAATTATCGTCGGTTTGTCACGTCTCAAAGTCTCGTTTTAATGGCAGGAAGCATGATTTTTCCATTTTATGTTCTGCTGCTGAGGAATGTCGGGGACAGCTACTCACAGTTTGGATGGGCGTACGGACTTTTTGCGTTAACGTCTGCTCTCGCTTATCCGGTTATTGGAAAAGCGGCAGACCGATTAGGAGACCGTGTCCTGCTCGTTTTTTACTCAATGGCCATGGCTGTGCTGCTGCTGTTTTTCCCGCTTGCCACAAGTGTATGGCAGGTATATGGGCTTCAAGTGTGCATGGGGGTGCTAGGTGCTGTGCAAAAAAATACTGAAAAAGCGGCTTTAGCCCGGCATGCAGACCAGAATCAAGCCGGTGCCGATATGGGCCGCTATCACTTCTGGACTTCTATTACCGCAGCCGCGGCGGTCATCATTACCGGTTACCTTGTTGATTTCTTAACGATCGCAACCATTTTCTATCTGGCATCCCTTATGTACATTATGAGCGGACTTATCATATGGAAAGAGCCGAAAACCGGCTGA
- a CDS encoding MGMT family protein, with protein sequence MTPFTEDVVRVLKSIPEGIVVTYGQVARLAGSPRAARQVVRILHSMSEKHNLPWHRVVNARGEINVPGEEAKAEQRRRLREEGVSFTEDGRVDWNKITQKADQPKKG encoded by the coding sequence GTGACGCCATTTACAGAAGACGTCGTTCGTGTACTCAAAAGTATTCCAGAAGGTATTGTTGTCACATATGGACAGGTAGCGCGCCTGGCGGGAAGTCCCCGTGCTGCCCGCCAGGTAGTCCGCATTTTGCATTCGATGAGTGAAAAACATAATCTGCCCTGGCACCGGGTTGTAAATGCCCGGGGCGAAATAAACGTGCCGGGTGAAGAAGCAAAAGCCGAACAGCGCCGCCGTTTGAGGGAAGAAGGCGTTTCTTTTACAGAAGACGGGCGCGTCGATTGGAATAAAATAACCCAAAAAGCGGATCAGCCAAAAAAGGGCTGA
- a CDS encoding spore coat protein: MAKKSEKDVVLDDLAIATDFLITAKAGVRNLAVAITETATPEVKQLLRRELDNAIDLHDKMAQYMIDNEMYHAYDIEEQVTHDIEKADKALSIAPSAKSSSGGKSSSAKKSKSK; the protein is encoded by the coding sequence ATGGCAAAAAAAAGTGAAAAAGATGTAGTACTCGACGACCTGGCCATCGCGACTGATTTTCTTATTACGGCTAAAGCCGGTGTGCGAAACTTAGCCGTAGCCATTACAGAAACGGCTACGCCAGAAGTGAAGCAGCTGCTGCGTCGAGAACTTGATAATGCAATTGATCTGCATGATAAAATGGCCCAGTATATGATTGATAATGAAATGTATCACGCGTATGACATAGAAGAGCAGGTCACACACGATATTGAGAAAGCAGACAAAGCACTGTCTATTGCTCCTTCCGCTAAATCATCCAGCGGAGGCAAAAGCAGTTCTGCTAAAAAGTCAAAAAGCAAATAA